A genomic window from Streptomyces sp. NBC_01429 includes:
- a CDS encoding methyltransferase domain-containing protein: MGASQRPTSAFHADNVSTSDTDRLIGALDSQAASAGVRRLRAWAHHGLAARPGERALDIGAGTGSETLTLASAVAPDGDALGVEPHPGLRAVAERRAREAGATVRFVAGDALALPLDDAEADVVWCERVFQHLAEPERAAAEIARVLRPGGRVALLDTDWATSILHPGEPAVVAALTGGALTAAANPYAGRKLAGQLAAVGLEIEDVGSQALIQDHRTLDRSFVGMLSSAALRRGLITEAQRDRLDADLTEAAERGGVHMSVTMFGVIARRPA, encoded by the coding sequence ATGGGGGCTTCACAGCGGCCGACTTCGGCCTTTCACGCGGACAACGTCAGCACGTCCGACACCGACCGGCTGATCGGCGCGCTGGACTCGCAGGCGGCGAGCGCGGGGGTGCGGCGGCTGCGCGCCTGGGCGCATCACGGCCTGGCGGCCCGGCCCGGCGAGCGCGCGCTCGACATCGGGGCCGGTACCGGGTCGGAGACGCTGACGCTCGCGTCCGCCGTGGCGCCGGACGGGGACGCGCTCGGAGTGGAACCGCATCCCGGGCTGCGGGCCGTCGCGGAGCGGCGGGCGCGGGAGGCAGGCGCCACGGTCCGCTTCGTGGCGGGCGACGCGCTCGCGCTGCCGCTGGACGACGCCGAGGCCGATGTCGTCTGGTGCGAGCGGGTGTTCCAGCATCTCGCGGAGCCGGAGAGGGCGGCGGCGGAGATCGCGCGGGTGCTGCGGCCGGGCGGCCGGGTCGCCCTGCTGGACACCGACTGGGCGACGTCGATCCTTCACCCGGGCGAGCCCGCGGTGGTCGCGGCGCTGACCGGTGGCGCACTCACCGCGGCCGCCAACCCGTACGCGGGACGCAAACTGGCCGGCCAACTGGCGGCGGTGGGGCTGGAGATCGAGGACGTGGGCTCCCAGGCCCTGATCCAGGACCACCGGACACTCGACCGGTCGTTCGTCGGCATGCTCAGCTCGGCGGCGCTGCGGCGCGGACTGATCACCGAGGCGCAGCGGGACCGGCTGGACGCCGACCTCACCGAGGCCGCCGAGCGCGGTGGTGTGCACATGTCCGTGACGATGTTCGGCGTCATCGCCCGCCGTCCGGCCTGA
- a CDS encoding formylglycine-generating enzyme family protein — protein sequence MDVSTRHKMIAIPAGRVTLSDRRTQRSWPVEVAPHQLAAFPVTRALYDEVTGGRPTGTSDDPGDPGVPGDPGGPLPVEGVSWRDAVSFCNALSLRDGFTPAYHPDADGEAFERDAVWDTSADGYRLPTEAEWEHACRAGASGPRYGPLDEIAWHRGNSGERIRAVGGKLPNSWGLHDMIGNVWEWCWDLYDAEVYGSYRVLRGGGWFDERWSCRASVRRRSHPTFRVDDVGFRLARSAGG from the coding sequence ATGGACGTGAGCACACGGCACAAGATGATCGCCATCCCCGCGGGCCGGGTGACGCTGTCGGACCGGCGGACCCAGCGCAGTTGGCCGGTCGAGGTGGCGCCTCACCAGCTCGCCGCCTTCCCGGTCACGCGGGCGCTGTACGACGAGGTCACCGGAGGGCGTCCGACCGGCACCTCAGACGACCCGGGCGATCCCGGCGTCCCGGGTGACCCGGGCGGTCCGCTGCCCGTCGAGGGCGTCTCCTGGCGGGACGCGGTCTCGTTCTGCAACGCCCTCTCCCTGCGTGACGGCTTCACGCCCGCCTACCACCCGGACGCCGACGGCGAAGCCTTCGAGCGGGACGCCGTGTGGGACACCTCCGCCGACGGATACCGGCTGCCGACCGAGGCGGAGTGGGAACACGCCTGCCGCGCCGGCGCGAGCGGTCCGCGCTACGGTCCGCTCGACGAGATCGCCTGGCACCGGGGCAACTCCGGGGAACGGATCAGAGCCGTGGGCGGCAAACTCCCCAACTCCTGGGGGCTGCACGACATGATCGGCAACGTCTGGGAGTGGTGCTGGGACCTGTACGACGCCGAGGTCTACGGCAGCTACCGGGTGCTGCGCGGCGGCGGCTGGTTCGACGAACGGTGGAGCTGCCGCGCCTCGGTGCGGCGCCGCAGCCACCCGACCTTCCGGGTCGACGACGTGGGGTTCCGCCTCGCGCGTTCCGCCGGAGGCTGA
- a CDS encoding PadR family transcriptional regulator, which produces MRSHGHEHGPGAGHCGPGQHGRGDFEGRRGAFGPFGPPFGGPFGGGGRGRGGGRGRARRGDVRASILALLKDRPMHGYEMIQEIGERSGGAWRPSPGSVYPTLQLLEDEGLIVSRSEGGKKLFTLTDAGRTEAESGPEAPWEEAGRGVDWDSMNEIRQAGFGLMEAFGQVWKTGTPEQREKALAVINESRKKLYLILADEN; this is translated from the coding sequence ATGCGTTCACATGGACACGAGCATGGACCGGGTGCCGGTCACTGCGGACCCGGGCAGCACGGCCGGGGTGACTTCGAAGGGCGGCGCGGGGCCTTCGGGCCGTTCGGACCGCCGTTCGGCGGTCCCTTCGGCGGGGGCGGCCGGGGACGTGGCGGAGGCCGGGGGAGGGCGCGGCGCGGAGACGTGCGCGCGTCGATCCTGGCGCTGCTGAAGGACCGGCCGATGCACGGTTACGAGATGATCCAGGAGATCGGCGAGCGCAGCGGCGGGGCCTGGCGCCCCAGCCCCGGATCGGTGTATCCGACCCTCCAGCTGCTGGAGGACGAGGGGCTGATCGTCAGCCGCAGCGAGGGCGGCAAGAAGCTGTTCACGCTCACCGACGCCGGGCGCACGGAGGCCGAATCGGGGCCCGAGGCCCCGTGGGAAGAGGCCGGACGCGGCGTCGACTGGGACTCGATGAACGAGATCAGGCAGGCCGGTTTCGGGCTGATGGAGGCGTTCGGGCAGGTCTGGAAGACCGGTACGCCCGAACAGCGCGAGAAGGCTCTCGCGGTCATCAACGAATCGCGCAAGAAGCTCTATCTGATCCTCGCCGACGAGAACTGA
- a CDS encoding peptidase gives MQNPPPRVPHQPAPNPAEDALARAEAEARFTVELASAVAGARRRAHRDADAQIDTAHLLHSLLETDPGVRAVFDGPQLARVLGYLVQRSIGYGLRWQGTVEDSGALPVIRKRAVAGWSPPAATAMSGALERAGRRGAPRVGGVDLLAALASDASCRAVEVLEQAGVDTLSLAALLACPPCPSRQVS, from the coding sequence GTGCAGAACCCGCCACCGCGAGTGCCTCACCAGCCCGCGCCGAACCCTGCCGAGGACGCGCTCGCGCGCGCCGAGGCCGAGGCCCGGTTCACCGTGGAGCTGGCGTCCGCGGTCGCCGGTGCCCGCAGGAGGGCCCACCGTGACGCGGACGCGCAGATCGACACGGCGCACCTGCTGCACTCCCTGCTCGAAACCGACCCCGGAGTGCGCGCGGTCTTCGACGGCCCCCAGCTCGCCCGGGTCCTCGGCTATCTCGTACAGCGCAGCATCGGATACGGGCTGCGCTGGCAGGGGACGGTGGAGGACTCCGGGGCTCTGCCCGTCATCAGGAAGCGCGCGGTGGCCGGCTGGTCGCCGCCCGCGGCGACCGCCATGTCCGGCGCGCTGGAGCGCGCGGGCCGACGCGGCGCGCCCCGGGTCGGCGGCGTCGATCTGCTGGCCGCGCTCGCCTCGGACGCGTCCTGCCGGGCGGTCGAGGTGCTCGAACAGGCCGGGGTGGACACGCTGTCCCTGGCCGCGCTGCTCGCCTGCCCGCCCTGTCCGTCTCGACAGGTGTCATGA
- a CDS encoding EamA family transporter encodes MHASQGRSVGPGLALASAFAFGGSGVAAKPLIEAGLDPLHVVWLRVTGAALVMLPVAWRHRALLTRRPALLVGFGLLAVAGVQACYFAAISRIPVGVALLIEYLAPALVLLWVRFVQRRPVTRAAAVGVVLAVGGLACVVEVWAGLGFDPVGVALALGAACCQVGYFVLSDQGGEGEDAADPLGVIAYGLLVGAVVLTVVARPWGMDWSLLGGSADMGGTRVAAWLLLGWIVLIATVLAYVTGVISVRKLSPQVAGVVACLEAVIATVLAWVLLREHLSAPQILGGAVVLAGAFIAQSSTPKAASGPVAGGGGTGSAGTASAGTGSAGGGEPLRVGPVDGPAVSGSGDDPARLSADRGAE; translated from the coding sequence ATGCACGCGTCTCAGGGGAGGAGCGTCGGCCCGGGACTTGCCCTGGCTTCGGCGTTCGCTTTCGGCGGTTCCGGTGTCGCGGCCAAGCCGCTGATCGAAGCGGGGCTCGACCCGCTCCACGTGGTCTGGCTACGGGTCACCGGCGCCGCCCTCGTCATGCTGCCGGTGGCCTGGCGCCACCGCGCGCTGCTCACCCGCAGGCCCGCGCTGCTCGTGGGCTTCGGGCTGCTGGCCGTCGCGGGCGTGCAGGCCTGCTACTTCGCCGCGATCTCCCGTATCCCCGTCGGGGTCGCGCTGCTCATCGAGTACCTCGCCCCCGCGCTCGTCCTGCTCTGGGTCCGCTTCGTGCAGCGGCGGCCCGTCACCCGCGCCGCCGCCGTCGGTGTCGTGCTCGCGGTGGGCGGGCTCGCCTGCGTGGTGGAGGTGTGGGCCGGGCTCGGCTTCGACCCGGTCGGGGTGGCGCTCGCGCTCGGCGCCGCGTGCTGCCAGGTCGGCTACTTCGTCCTGTCCGACCAGGGCGGCGAGGGGGAGGACGCGGCCGATCCGCTCGGGGTGATCGCGTACGGGCTGCTCGTCGGAGCCGTCGTGCTGACGGTCGTCGCCCGCCCCTGGGGCATGGACTGGTCGCTGCTCGGCGGCAGCGCGGACATGGGCGGGACGCGAGTGGCGGCGTGGCTGCTGCTGGGGTGGATCGTGCTGATCGCCACCGTGCTCGCGTACGTGACCGGGGTGATCTCCGTACGCAAGCTCTCCCCGCAGGTGGCGGGCGTGGTCGCCTGTCTGGAGGCGGTCATCGCGACCGTGCTGGCGTGGGTGCTGCTGCGCGAGCACCTCTCGGCGCCGCAGATCCTCGGCGGGGCGGTGGTGCTGGCCGGCGCGTTCATCGCCCAGTCGTCCACGCCCAAGGCGGCGTCCGGACCGGTGGCGGGCGGTGGCGGTACGGGGAGTGCCGGTACGGCGAGCGCCGGTACGGGGAGCGCCGGGGGCGGTGAGCCGTTGCGGGTCGGCCCGGTCGATGGTCCGGCCGTTTCCGGGAGCGGTGACGATCCCGCTCGGTTGTCCGCCGATCGCGGCGCGGAATAG
- a CDS encoding DMT family transporter, producing the protein MSDPTATPASGLPVGRSLFFLAVAGVAWGTAGAAASLIYRISDLGPLALSFWRCLGGLVLLLGVLALRRGRGPVPVEPRRRRLLRILGTGIGLTVFQSAYFAAVEATGLAVGTVVTLGAGPVLIALGARITMGERLGAGGLLAVTGALAGLGVLVLGGDGAAVRPAGVALAVLSAAGYAAITLLTRWLGRGGGGADPIATTAWAFAVGAVLLLPLAAGEGVLPHTAQPGRMLWLLVYVAAVPTALAYALYFSGAASVRAATVSVIMLLEPVSAALIAVGLLGERLTAATVLGTLLLLTAVLGLAAAEAGLAAGRRRTAGPAPLAGG; encoded by the coding sequence GTGTCAGATCCCACCGCCACACCCGCTTCCGGCCTGCCCGTCGGGCGGAGCCTGTTCTTCCTCGCCGTCGCCGGAGTCGCCTGGGGGACCGCCGGCGCTGCGGCCTCGCTGATCTACCGGATCAGCGATCTCGGCCCCCTCGCCCTCTCCTTCTGGCGCTGCCTCGGCGGGCTCGTCCTGCTGCTCGGGGTGCTGGCGCTGCGCCGGGGGCGGGGGCCCGTGCCAGTGGAGCCGCGCCGCCGGCGGCTGCTCCGTATTCTCGGCACCGGCATCGGCCTCACCGTCTTCCAGAGTGCGTACTTCGCCGCCGTCGAGGCGACGGGGCTCGCGGTCGGCACCGTGGTCACCCTCGGCGCCGGCCCGGTGCTGATCGCGCTCGGCGCCCGGATCACGATGGGGGAGCGGCTCGGCGCCGGCGGACTGCTCGCGGTGACCGGGGCCCTGGCCGGGCTCGGTGTGCTGGTGCTCGGTGGTGACGGCGCCGCCGTACGTCCCGCCGGGGTCGCCCTCGCGGTGCTGTCCGCCGCCGGATACGCGGCGATCACCCTGCTCACCCGGTGGCTGGGGCGCGGGGGCGGCGGCGCCGACCCGATCGCCACGACGGCCTGGGCCTTCGCCGTCGGCGCCGTACTGCTGCTGCCGCTCGCGGCGGGCGAGGGCGTGCTGCCGCACACCGCACAGCCGGGGCGGATGCTGTGGCTGCTGGTGTACGTGGCGGCCGTGCCCACGGCGCTCGCCTACGCGCTGTACTTCTCGGGAGCGGCCTCGGTGCGGGCCGCGACCGTCTCCGTGATCATGCTGCTGGAGCCGGTGAGCGCCGCGCTGATCGCGGTGGGGCTTCTCGGCGAGCGGCTGACCGCCGCCACCGTCCTCGGCACGCTGCTGCTGCTCACGGCGGTGCTGGGGCTCGCGGCGGCGGAGGCGGGACTCGCGGCGGGCCGGCGCCGGACGGCCGGGCCGGCCCCGCTCGCCGGAGGCTGA
- a CDS encoding pyridoxamine 5'-phosphate oxidase family protein, whose amino-acid sequence MPDTTTYPATSRTVPTRARERASYDRELVHGILDTAYVCHLGFVRDGAPVVLPTLYARVGERLYLHGSTGSRPLRMAGGPAGGTRRSDEPGSGSEPTDPGLAVCVTVTHVDGLVLARSAFHHSLNYRSVVVHGTAHQVTEAEERRTALDALVDQVVPGRSRDSRPANGRELAATAVIRLDLDEVSAKVRTGGPNDDPEDLALPHWAGVVPVAHGYGTPVPDDGTDPAAPLPGYLAALPEAG is encoded by the coding sequence ATGCCGGACACCACCACCTACCCCGCCACCTCACGCACCGTCCCCACCCGCGCCCGCGAACGGGCCTCCTACGACCGGGAGCTGGTGCACGGGATCCTCGACACGGCGTACGTCTGCCATCTCGGTTTCGTCCGCGACGGCGCTCCCGTCGTGCTCCCGACGCTCTACGCCAGGGTCGGCGAGCGGCTGTACCTCCACGGCTCCACCGGGTCGCGCCCGCTGCGGATGGCGGGCGGACCGGCCGGCGGGACACGGCGGAGCGACGAGCCCGGGAGCGGGAGCGAGCCGACCGATCCCGGGCTGGCCGTCTGTGTCACCGTGACCCATGTCGACGGTCTGGTGCTGGCGCGCTCCGCCTTCCACCACTCGCTCAACTACCGCTCCGTGGTGGTGCACGGCACCGCTCACCAGGTGACCGAAGCCGAGGAGCGGCGGACCGCCCTGGACGCGCTCGTCGACCAGGTCGTCCCCGGCCGCTCGCGCGACTCGCGCCCGGCCAACGGCCGCGAGCTGGCCGCGACAGCGGTGATCCGGCTCGATCTCGACGAGGTCTCCGCCAAGGTCCGCACCGGCGGCCCCAACGACGACCCCGAGGACCTCGCGCTGCCGCACTGGGCGGGCGTCGTTCCCGTCGCGCACGGCTACGGCACGCCCGTACCGGACGACGGCACCGACCCGGCCGCCCCGCTGCCCGGCTATCTCGCGGCGCTCCCGGAAGCCGGCTGA
- a CDS encoding aminotransferase class I/II-fold pyridoxal phosphate-dependent enzyme, which translates to MLVEYRISGRGAAEISASVERAVGAGELQPGQLLPPMRQLATELGVNPNTVAAAYRGLRERGVIETAGRRGSRVRPRPASTARGSIRVEAPPGVRDISEGNPDPALLPPLHDALAAAARHNAERPGLYGQAPVDAEFARLARAGLDADGVPAGPVAVTSGSLDAIERVLAAHLRPGDAVAVEDPGWGSLLDLVPALGLRPVPVETDDEGPLPAALARALRAGVRAVVVTDRAQNPTGAAVGATRAAELRALLAAHPGVLLIEDDHGHHIVDLPLHPLAGVTESWALVRSTAKAYGPDLRLAVLTGDAVTVDRVEGRQRLGPGWVSRLLQRAVLHLWTSGAVDVTAVARSYGERRDALVAALADRGVRAYGRSGMNVWVPVSDETGAVTRLLGAGWAVAPGARFRLAAPQGVRLTVSELTADDIGPLADVLAPAAGPAPARTHG; encoded by the coding sequence GTGCTAGTAGAGTATCGGATCAGTGGGCGAGGTGCCGCGGAGATTTCCGCGAGCGTGGAGCGAGCGGTCGGGGCCGGTGAGCTGCAACCCGGCCAACTGCTGCCCCCTATGCGGCAGTTGGCGACGGAACTGGGGGTCAATCCGAACACCGTCGCCGCCGCCTACCGCGGCCTGCGCGAGCGCGGGGTGATCGAGACGGCCGGGCGCAGGGGCAGCCGGGTCCGGCCGCGGCCCGCCAGTACGGCGCGCGGCTCGATCCGGGTCGAGGCACCCCCCGGCGTACGGGACATCTCGGAGGGCAACCCCGACCCCGCCCTGCTGCCCCCGCTGCACGACGCGCTCGCCGCTGCGGCGCGCCACAACGCGGAGCGGCCCGGACTGTACGGACAGGCCCCCGTCGACGCGGAGTTCGCCCGGCTGGCGCGGGCCGGGCTGGACGCCGACGGGGTGCCCGCCGGGCCCGTCGCGGTGACCTCCGGGTCGCTGGACGCGATCGAACGCGTACTGGCCGCGCATCTGCGGCCCGGCGACGCGGTCGCCGTCGAGGACCCGGGGTGGGGGAGCCTGCTCGATCTCGTACCGGCGCTGGGGCTGCGCCCCGTACCGGTCGAGACGGACGACGAGGGGCCGCTGCCCGCCGCCCTGGCGCGGGCGCTGCGCGCGGGCGTACGGGCGGTGGTCGTCACCGACCGCGCGCAGAACCCGACCGGCGCGGCGGTCGGCGCGACCCGCGCCGCCGAGCTGCGCGCCCTCCTCGCCGCCCATCCCGGGGTGCTGCTCATCGAGGACGACCACGGTCACCACATCGTGGATCTGCCGCTGCACCCGCTCGCCGGGGTCACCGAGAGCTGGGCGCTCGTGCGCTCCACCGCCAAGGCGTACGGGCCCGATCTGCGGCTCGCCGTACTGACCGGCGACGCCGTGACCGTGGACCGCGTCGAGGGACGCCAGCGGCTCGGCCCCGGCTGGGTGAGCAGGCTCCTCCAGCGGGCCGTCCTCCACCTGTGGACCTCCGGCGCGGTGGACGTGACGGCGGTGGCGCGGTCGTACGGGGAGCGCCGAGACGCGCTCGTCGCCGCGCTCGCGGACCGGGGCGTCCGGGCGTACGGCCGCAGCGGGATGAACGTCTGGGTGCCGGTGTCGGACGAGACCGGCGCGGTGACGCGGCTGCTGGGCGCCGGCTGGGCGGTCGCGCCCGGGGCGCGCTTCCGGCTGGCCGCGCCGCAGGGCGTACGGCTGACCGTGTCGGAGCTGACGGCCGACGACATCGGGCCGCTCGCCGATGTGCTCGCCCCGGCGGCCGGCCCGGCCCCGGCCCGTACCCACGGCTGA
- a CDS encoding DMT family transporter, which produces MSLTPPSGTRRRSLPRTVPVARTGKRAAPGWRIRFAALALIWGFSFLLIKVGTHGFAPFQVTFGRLFFGTAVLAVAMAVKRERFPRPLRVWGHLTVAAFFLNALPFSLFAYAELTIPSTLAGICNATSPLWGMALSVVALSEDRPTRRRVAGLGIGFLGVLTVLGAWQGFSGLDLTGTAMALLASLCYPIGWIYVRRTLAGSSSSHLSLTGAQLLLATVQLAVVTPLFTTFPASFPVGPLLAVVVLGALGTGLAILLQYGIVAEVGPTTGQMVTYFIPVIATAAGVTLLGEQLSWNTPVGALVVLAGAALTQSRARRPAGAKAEAETKAGAEVGAEAGAEAPAVPRP; this is translated from the coding sequence ATGAGCCTCACGCCCCCGTCCGGCACCCGCCGCCGCAGCCTGCCCCGCACCGTCCCCGTCGCACGCACCGGGAAGCGCGCCGCTCCCGGCTGGCGCATCCGGTTCGCGGCGCTCGCGCTCATCTGGGGCTTCAGCTTTCTGCTGATCAAGGTCGGCACCCACGGCTTCGCCCCGTTCCAGGTCACCTTCGGCCGGCTGTTCTTCGGTACGGCGGTACTGGCCGTCGCGATGGCGGTGAAGCGGGAGCGGTTCCCCCGGCCCCTCCGGGTCTGGGGCCATCTCACCGTCGCCGCGTTCTTCCTCAACGCGCTGCCGTTCTCGCTGTTCGCGTACGCGGAGCTGACGATTCCCTCGACGCTCGCGGGGATCTGCAACGCCACCTCACCGCTGTGGGGGATGGCGCTGTCCGTGGTCGCGCTCTCCGAGGACCGGCCCACCCGCCGCAGGGTGGCCGGGCTCGGTATCGGCTTCCTCGGGGTGCTGACCGTGCTCGGCGCCTGGCAGGGCTTCTCCGGCCTGGACCTCACCGGTACGGCGATGGCACTGCTCGCCTCGCTGTGCTACCCGATCGGCTGGATCTACGTACGCAGGACCCTGGCGGGCAGCAGCAGCTCCCACCTCTCCCTGACCGGCGCCCAACTCCTGCTCGCGACCGTACAACTGGCCGTGGTGACCCCGCTGTTCACCACGTTCCCGGCCTCGTTCCCGGTGGGCCCGCTGCTCGCGGTGGTGGTGCTGGGCGCGTTGGGTACGGGGCTGGCGATCCTGCTCCAGTACGGGATCGTCGCGGAGGTCGGGCCGACGACCGGGCAGATGGTCACGTACTTCATCCCGGTCATCGCCACGGCGGCCGGTGTCACCCTGCTCGGCGAACAGCTCAGCTGGAACACCCCGGTCGGCGCCCTCGTCGTCCTCGCGGGGGCGGCCCTCACCCAGAGCCGCGCGAGGCGGCCCGCCGGGGCGAAGGCGGAGGCCGAGACGAAGGCCGGGGCGGAAGTCGGCGCGGAGGCCGGGGCGGAGGCACCCGCCGTGCCTCGGCCGTAG
- a CDS encoding LysR family transcriptional regulator produces the protein MLNLERLRTLDALARHGSVSGAADGLHVTTSAVSQQLAKLEREVGQQLLARNGRGVRLTDVGRLLADHAARIISQVESAQSDIEAQRGRVVGDVRISAFPTAARGLLPATIRLLRDDHPELCVRSRELEPESGIRGVMRGDIDLAVVLDWSNKRLPVPDGLTTAHLLDDAPDVAMPVDHPLARRREVDLEEFADDEWVSWPEGEFCYEWLMFTLRSKGFEPRIAHLAGEYHTQLSLIAAGLGVCVAPRLGRGAVPEGVAFVPVRQLMRRHVYAAWRTDADRRPSIRAAVAALRTVAQRVDGRPDSPSADEG, from the coding sequence ATGTTGAATCTGGAGCGGCTGCGCACACTGGACGCCCTGGCCCGCCATGGCTCGGTGAGCGGCGCGGCCGACGGGCTGCACGTCACCACCTCGGCGGTCTCCCAGCAACTGGCCAAGCTGGAACGGGAGGTGGGTCAGCAGCTGCTGGCCAGGAACGGGCGCGGCGTCCGGCTCACCGATGTGGGACGGCTCCTCGCCGACCACGCCGCGCGGATCATCTCCCAGGTCGAGTCCGCCCAGTCGGACATCGAGGCACAGCGCGGCCGGGTGGTGGGCGATGTGCGGATCTCCGCCTTCCCGACGGCGGCCAGGGGGCTGCTCCCCGCCACGATCCGGCTGCTGCGCGACGACCATCCCGAGCTGTGCGTCCGCTCCCGCGAGCTGGAGCCCGAGTCCGGGATCCGCGGGGTGATGCGGGGCGACATCGACCTCGCGGTGGTGCTCGACTGGAGCAACAAGCGGCTGCCGGTCCCCGACGGGCTGACGACGGCTCATCTGCTCGACGACGCACCCGATGTGGCCATGCCCGTGGACCATCCGCTCGCGCGGCGGCGGGAAGTGGACCTGGAGGAGTTCGCCGACGACGAGTGGGTGTCCTGGCCCGAGGGCGAATTCTGTTACGAGTGGCTGATGTTCACGCTGCGGTCGAAGGGTTTCGAGCCGAGGATCGCGCATCTCGCGGGGGAGTACCACACCCAACTGTCCTTGATCGCGGCCGGACTCGGTGTCTGCGTCGCGCCCCGGCTGGGGCGTGGCGCGGTACCGGAGGGCGTCGCCTTCGTCCCCGTACGGCAGTTGATGCGGCGTCATGTCTACGCCGCCTGGCGGACCGACGCGGACCGCCGGCCCTCGATCAGGGCGGCGGTCGCCGCGCTGCGCACGGTGGCGCAGCGGGTGGACGGCCGGCCGGACTCACCTTCTGCCGACGAAGGGTGA
- a CDS encoding Rieske (2Fe-2S) protein has translation MTGTYGTARVVTRRTMVAAAGAAGLGAALVACGSDDTDSANGSDGSSGAAGSTTGQPEAGGGSADALAETTDIPEGGGKVFADQGVVVTQPVAGDFKAFSSKCTHTGCAVKDVSDGIIHCPCHGSQFSAEDGSVKAGPATTPLPAASIKVSGTAITLA, from the coding sequence ATGACGGGAACGTACGGGACCGCGCGCGTCGTGACACGCCGGACCATGGTCGCCGCGGCCGGCGCGGCCGGTCTGGGGGCGGCGCTCGTCGCGTGCGGCTCCGACGACACGGACAGCGCGAACGGCTCGGACGGTTCCAGCGGCGCGGCGGGCTCCACCACCGGGCAGCCGGAGGCCGGTGGTGGCTCCGCCGACGCGCTCGCCGAGACCACCGACATCCCGGAGGGCGGCGGGAAGGTCTTCGCCGATCAGGGTGTGGTCGTGACCCAGCCCGTGGCGGGCGACTTCAAGGCGTTCTCGTCCAAGTGCACCCACACCGGCTGCGCAGTGAAGGACGTCTCGGACGGGATCATCCACTGCCCTTGCCACGGCAGCCAGTTCAGCGCGGAGGACGGCAGCGTGAAGGCCGGCCCCGCGACCACCCCGCTGCCCGCCGCGTCGATCAAGGTCTCGGGTACGGCGATCACCCTGGCGTGA